GTTGTTGTCGGTATTGATCTTTGCTTTGATATCTGCCGGGACATAAAACATCAGAAGGACAAATAATGCAAGAACAATTAGGATAAAAAATAGAAAATACATAGGAGTTACCTCCCGCTGTATATTATCCCCCGCAATAATCTTTTTAAATATGACAATAATATCTTAAAAATCTTAAAAAAACGGCGTTATTAGTATTTCTCTTTTAAATTCGCATTAATAAATTAAATTTCACCGCATAATTAAATCAGCAAAATGAAACAACTGTGAGGTGGCGCATGTTTTCTTAAAGCGGCTGCCAAATTAAAATAATTAAAGTGGAGCAAATTTACTATAAAAAAACCGAAAGCGGATAATAGAAAAGCCGCGGCAGATATGCCGCGGCTTTTTGTTTTATGCTGCAATGTCATGCTAATAACTCAAATGTTTTCTTCTCCTGCACAGCCAGCGGGAAAGCATTTTTTGCGCCCAGCGATTCAAGGTATTCCTGCAGCGGCTCGAGCTTTTCATAAAGCATTACGATAAGGTCGCCGCTTCTGGCCTCCTCGACCGCGGCGCGGAGGGCGTCTGACTCTTTTTCAATTATAGTGACAGCATTCCTATCAAAGCCTTTCTTAATTATGGCGTCATAGAATATGCCCGCGACCTCGCCTCTTTTTCTGCCGCGCAGGTCTTCGTCCTCTTTAATTATGATTCTCGTAAACGCCTCTGCGCACATCTCGCCCACCGTTCTCATGGCGCTGTCCTGCCTGTCGCCGGGCATGCCTATTACGCCGATAAGCCGGTTATAGCCGAGCTTTTTGCATGTTTTTATAACCTGCCTGTACCCTGCCGGATTGTGGCCATAGTCAAGCATGACGCGGAAACCGTTGAGCTTGTAAAGGTTGAACCGGCCTTTATTGTCATCAAAGCTTTTGAGGCCGTCGCTGATAACTGGAATCGGGACGCCGAGCGCATAAAGTGCCGATACCGCGGCGAGGCTGTTTTCAATATTACATTCGATAAGGCCGCCGCAGGTTATCGGGATATCGCTCACATCTATTACGTCCAGAGTCTTTGCCCCGTCTTTAATCTTTATCGTTCCGTTTTTTGTAAATACCTTTACGCAGTCTACGGTCCGGGTCACCTGTGTCGGCTCCTCGTCTTTATAGAACAGAATCGGCCGCACCTTGACCCGCTTTAATATTTTCGGCGTCATGCTGTCTTCGGCGTTGAGCACCGCCGCGCCGTTTTCCTTGACCGCCTCGACGACCAACGACTTGACGAATGCCAAATCCTCAAGGGTGTTAATGCCGTCAAGCCCTATGTGGTCGCCGGTTATGTTGGTTATGACACCGACGTCGGCAAGGTCGTATCCGAGCCCGCCGCGGACAATGCCTCCTCGTGCCGTTTCAAGCACCGCCGCGTCTATCTCCTTATTGGACAGAAGAGTCTTTGCGCTGATAGGCCCGGAATTGTCGCCGCGGCAGATACATTTGTTCCCGACATAGGTTCCGCTTGTGCTTGTCATGCCGACCGTCTTGCCGCAAAGGCCCAGAACATGATGGATAAGGCGCACAGTCGTCGTCTTGCCGTTTGTTCCCGTAACTGAAACAATGGGGAAGTTGTAGTCCTCCTCTTTCGGGAACAAAAGGTCGACGATGTCCTTGGCGACGTTGCGCGGCTTGCCGACGCTGGGGTATAAGTGCATGCGGATACCCGGCGCCGTATTCACCTCGACTATCGCGCCGCCGGTCTCAGTTATTGGCTTTGAGATATCCTCGGCGACAACGTCGATCCCGGCAATATCAATGCCGATGGCCTTTGCGGCGCTTACCGCGAGCTGAGCGTTTTCAGGATGGATTATATCGGTGCAGTCAATTGCTGTGCCGCCGGTGCTGAGATTGCCGTTCTGACGCAGAACCACGACCTGACCCGGTTCGGGAATAGAATCCTCTGTAAGGCCGTTCTTCCGAAGCAGGTTCCGGGACACGCTGTCGAGTTTTATCTTTGTCAGCGCCTTTTCGTGGCTTTCG
This DNA window, taken from [Clostridium] cellulosi, encodes the following:
- a CDS encoding cyanophycin synthetase (High confidence in function and specificity) — translated: METDKISIWDYTIFPGRNIYSHRPVMKMIVDIGKYGDIPTKDIKGFNEKLIKAFPGLRTNCCGLGYEGGFLEKLKAGTYLGHVLEHVILEMQYMLGYDVRYGKTRLLKEPNVYYLVFEYKNEVCGLECSKAAVFILNSFIRGEDVNIDEFLDYLRRASQDGELGPSTSAIVEEAKKRHIPITRIGHESLVRLGYGRHSRLIESTLTDATSCISADLSSNKQLTKALLSEHKIPVPYGKVVFSEISAVMVANQIGMPVVIKPYDGNQGKGVFLNLKTNEEIKEAYREASKFSNGIIVEKFVKGRDFRILVVGDKVCAVAERLPASVTGDGKHTIKELVDIVNSDENRGESHEKALTKIKLDSVSRNLLRKNGLTEDSIPEPGQVVVLRQNGNLSTGGTAIDCTDIIHPENAQLAVSAAKAIGIDIAGIDVVAEDISKPITETGGAIVEVNTAPGIRMHLYPSVGKPRNVAKDIVDLLFPKEEDYNFPIVSVTGTNGKTTTVRLIHHVLGLCGKTVGMTSTSGTYVGNKCICRGDNSGPISAKTLLSNKEIDAAVLETARGGIVRGGLGYDLADVGVITNITGDHIGLDGINTLEDLAFVKSLVVEAVKENGAAVLNAEDSMTPKILKRVKVRPILFYKDEEPTQVTRTVDCVKVFTKNGTIKIKDGAKTLDVIDVSDIPITCGGLIECNIENSLAAVSALYALGVPIPVISDGLKSFDDNKGRFNLYKLNGFRVMLDYGHNPAGYRQVIKTCKKLGYNRLIGVIGMPGDRQDSAMRTVGEMCAEAFTRIIIKEDEDLRGRKRGEVAGIFYDAIIKKGFDRNAVTIIEKESDALRAAVEEARSGDLIVMLYEKLEPLQEYLESLGAKNAFPLAVQEKKTFELLA